A stretch of the Zerene cesonia ecotype Mississippi chromosome 4, Zerene_cesonia_1.1, whole genome shotgun sequence genome encodes the following:
- the LOC119839563 gene encoding acetylcholine receptor subunit beta-like 2 isoform X3, whose product MKLSFVWLILHYVNNCLGVKLLEANPDVKRLYDDLLSNYNRLIRPVTNVTDILTVRLGLKLSQLMEVNLKNQVMTTNLWVEQKWFDYKLQWNPDDYGGVEMLYVPSEHIWLPDIVLYNNWDGNYEVTLMTKATLKYTGEVNWKPPAIYKSSCEINVEYFPFDEQTCFMKFGSWTYNGAQVDLKHMDQSAGSSLVHVGIDLSEFYLSVEWDILEVPATRNEEYYPCCPEPFSDITFKLTMRRKTLFYTVNLIIPCVGLTFLTVLVFYLPSDSGEKISLCISILVSLTVFFLGLAEIIPPTSLAIPLLGKYLLFTMILVSLSVWVTVCIVNVHFRYR is encoded by the exons ATGAAGTTGAGTTTTGTATGGTTGATACTTCACTATGTGAACAACTGTTTGG gGGTGAAACTTCTTGAAGCAAATCCGGACGTAAAACGTCTATATGACGATCTTCTAAGCAATTACAATCGGTTAATTCGACCTGTGACTAATGTTACTGATATACTGACCGTAAGACTTGGCCTAAAATTGTCTCAGTTGATGGAAGTCAATCTGAAGAACCAGGTCATGACTACAAACTTGTGGGTGGAGCAg AAATGGTTTGATTATAAACTACAATGGAATCCGGATGATTATGGTGGTGTAGAAATGCTGTATGTACCGTCAGAACATATTTGGTTACCAGATATTGTGCTGTATAATAATTGGGATGGAAATTATGAG GTGACACTGATGACAAAAGCAACATTGAAATACACGGGAGAGGTGAACTGGAAACCGCCAGCTATTTATAAGTCGTCTTGTGAGATAAATGTGGAGTATTTCCCATTTGACGAGCAGACTTGCTTCATGAAGTTTGGTTCATGGACATACAATGGAGCTCag GTGGACTTGAAGCATATGGATCAGTCTGCCGGCAGCAGCTTGGTACATGTGGGCATTGATCTCAGCGAGTTCTACTTGTCTGTTGAATGGGATATCTTGGAGGTGCCGGCTACAAGGAACGAGGAGTACTATCCCTGCTGTCCAGAACCTTTCTCTG ACATAACATTCAAGCTGACGATGCGCCGCAAGACGCTCTTCTACACGGTGAACCTGATCATACCATGCGTGGGACTCACCTTCCTCACTGTGCTGGTGTTCTACCTGCCCTCGGACTCTGGAGAGAAG ATATCGCTCTGCATCTCCATCCTGGTGTCCCTCACAGTGTTCTTCCTCGGTCTGGCCGAGATCATCCCGCCAACATCCCTGGCGATCCCTTTGCTCGGGAAGTATCTGCTATTCACTATGATCCTCGTGTCCCTCAGCGTGTGGGTCACTGTGTGCATTGTTAACGTGCATTTCAG ATATCGTTAA
- the LOC119839563 gene encoding acetylcholine receptor subunit beta-like 2 isoform X4 encodes MKLSFVWLILHYVNNCLGVKLLEANPDVKRLYDDLLSNYNRLIRPVTNVTDILTVRLGLKLSQLMEVNLKNQVMTTNLWVEQKWFDYKLQWNPDDYGGVEMLYVPSEHIWLPDIVLYNNWDGNYEVTLMTKATLKYTGEVNWKPPAIYKSSCEINVEYFPFDEQTCFMKFGSWTYNGAQVDLKHMDQSAGSSLVHVGIDLSEFYLSVEWDILEVPATRNEEYYPCCPEPFSDITFKLTMRRKTLFYTVNLIIPCVGLTFLTVLVFYLPSDSGEKISLCISILVSLTVFFLGLAEIIPPTSLAIPLLGKYLLFTMILVSLSVWVTVCIVNVHFR; translated from the exons ATGAAGTTGAGTTTTGTATGGTTGATACTTCACTATGTGAACAACTGTTTGG gGGTGAAACTTCTTGAAGCAAATCCGGACGTAAAACGTCTATATGACGATCTTCTAAGCAATTACAATCGGTTAATTCGACCTGTGACTAATGTTACTGATATACTGACCGTAAGACTTGGCCTAAAATTGTCTCAGTTGATGGAAGTCAATCTGAAGAACCAGGTCATGACTACAAACTTGTGGGTGGAGCAg AAATGGTTTGATTATAAACTACAATGGAATCCGGATGATTATGGTGGTGTAGAAATGCTGTATGTACCGTCAGAACATATTTGGTTACCAGATATTGTGCTGTATAATAATTGGGATGGAAATTATGAG GTGACACTGATGACAAAAGCAACATTGAAATACACGGGAGAGGTGAACTGGAAACCGCCAGCTATTTATAAGTCGTCTTGTGAGATAAATGTGGAGTATTTCCCATTTGACGAGCAGACTTGCTTCATGAAGTTTGGTTCATGGACATACAATGGAGCTCag GTGGACTTGAAGCATATGGATCAGTCTGCCGGCAGCAGCTTGGTACATGTGGGCATTGATCTCAGCGAGTTCTACTTGTCTGTTGAATGGGATATCTTGGAGGTGCCGGCTACAAGGAACGAGGAGTACTATCCCTGCTGTCCAGAACCTTTCTCTG ACATAACATTCAAGCTGACGATGCGCCGCAAGACGCTCTTCTACACGGTGAACCTGATCATACCATGCGTGGGACTCACCTTCCTCACTGTGCTGGTGTTCTACCTGCCCTCGGACTCTGGAGAGAAG ATATCGCTCTGCATCTCCATCCTGGTGTCCCTCACAGTGTTCTTCCTCGGTCTGGCCGAGATCATCCCGCCAACATCCCTGGCGATCCCTTTGCTCGGGAAGTATCTGCTATTCACTATGATCCTCGTGTCCCTCAGCGTGTGGGTCACTGTGTGCATTGTTAACGTGCATTTCAGGTAA
- the LOC119839626 gene encoding 60S ribosomal protein L17, which yields MGRYSREPDNPAKSCKARGSNLRVHFKNTYETAMAIRKLPLRRAVRYLKNVTEKKECIPFRRFNGGVGRCAQAKQFGTTQGRWPKKSAEFLLQLLRNAESNADIKGLDVDRLVIDHIQVNRAPCLRRRTYRAHGRINPYMSSPCHIEVCLSEREDAVARAAPTDDAPAKKKLSKKKLARQKEKMMRE from the exons ATGGGTCGTTATTCTCGGGAGCCAGATAATCCAGCGAAATCATGCAAGGCGCGAGGCTCAAACCTCCGTGTTCACTTCAAG AACACATATGAAACAGCTATGGCTATCAGAAAGTTGCCTCTGCGTCGTGCTGTCCGTTACCTTAAAAATGTGACTGAGAAGAAGGAATGCATTCCGTTCCGTAGGTTTAATGGTGGCGTTGGAAGGTGTGCACAGGCTAAGCAATTCGGAACCACACAGGGTCGCTGGCCGAAGAAATCAGCTGAATTCCTCCTTCAATTGTTGAGGAACGCTGAATCCAACGCAGACATCAAGGGATTAGATGTTGACAGGCTTGTCATTGATCACATTCAG GTAAACCGTGCTCCCTGTCTCCGCAGGCGTACATACCGAGCGCACGGTCGTATCAACCCCTACATGTCCTCCCCCTGCCACATTGAGGTGTGCCTCAGCGAGCGTGAAGACGCTGTTGCCCGCGCCGCGCCCACTGACGACGCGCCCGCTAAGAAGAAGCTCTCGAAGAAGAAGCTGGCTCGCCAGAAGGAGAAGATGATGAGAGAATAG